Below is a window of Thermofilum sp. DNA.
GGGCGTCAGGTTGCCGGCGGTCACCCGCTCGAGAATCTCTCTTGGGGCTGTGCGGTAGAGGTTGGCCCGTCCCTCAGGGGAGAGGCTCTCCAGCCTGCGCACTATCGCAAGCTGCACCTTGATGTTGAAGGGTAGCCCCGTCCTTCTCAGCTCCTCACTAAAGCTGCGCTCACTCCGCAGCGACCTGAAGAGGGCTAGCGAAGACAGCATACCGGGCCTGATGCCCTCACCGCTCAGGGGCTGCACAGCGCCGAGAGCCTCCCCGATCTTCACAGCCCCTGCCCTCCAGATTATGCCTCCCGCCGCTATGCTCCCTCCTTCGAGCCGCCGAACCTCAGGGTTACCGTGAAGCTTGAGCAGCCAGCTAAGGTAGCTTCGAAGGGTCTCAAAGTCCGCCAAGCCCCCCACCCCGGCCTTCGCCCTGGAGCCCCCGAGCGGGAAGATCCAAGCGTACCCGGTGAACCCCGTGAGCAGGTGAACCTCAATGCTGTCGGAGCTGGCTACCCCCTCAACGATCGCCTGCAGCGCGCTAGCCCGCCTCCCAGGGTAAGATGAGACTCCCCGCGCGTCGACGACGAGGTCGTAGCCTTCCAGCTTCCCGAGCTCTCTAACTCCTCTCCTGACGACCTCGACCCCTTCCAGGAAGTGCTCGAGCAGCCTCTCCTTGTCGACAATATACCCGTACTTCACTCCCTTGCTCTCCAGGAGCTTTTCCTCATCGATGTACACTCTGTACCCATGCACTTCGCTGATGATGTAATCCTCGGGAATCTTGACGACTCTATCGATAGTGAAGGGCACCCCCCAGCCGCACGGCTTCACCGCCAGTTTCGGCAGCGCTTCGAACACGGTCACTTTGTACCCCGCGTCGCTGAGCAGCCTTGCGAGAAACGCGCCCGAGGGGCCGGCGCCGACGATAGCTACTCGGTCTGTCTGCATCATCATCCCAGCCCGCGTAGCTCGCTCTCCAGCTCTTCGATCGATATTTTCGCGAACTGTAGAATCACTTGAAGCTTGTCCGGCTTCACCAGCGTGACTATAGCGTCCTTGTAGACGCCTTTGAGCAGGGGGCCGTACTCGGCGGTGACTC
It encodes the following:
- a CDS encoding NAD(P)/FAD-dependent oxidoreductase, coding for MQTDRVAIVGAGPSGAFLARLLSDAGYKVTVFEALPKLAVKPCGWGVPFTIDRVVKIPEDYIISEVHGYRVYIDEEKLLESKGVKYGYIVDKERLLEHFLEGVEVVRRGVRELGKLEGYDLVVDARGVSSYPGRRASALQAIVEGVASSDSIEVHLLTGFTGYAWIFPLGGSRAKAGVGGLADFETLRSYLSWLLKLHGNPEVRRLEGGSIAAGGIIWRAGAVKIGEALGAVQPLSGEGIRPGMLSSLALFRSLRSERSFSEELRRTGLPFNIKVQLAIVRRLESLSPEGRANLYRTAPREILERVTAGNLTPSYLARAAAKWPGFFAKVAGPRWLTAARQRSE